From a single Phragmites australis chromosome 7, lpPhrAust1.1, whole genome shotgun sequence genomic region:
- the LOC133924952 gene encoding ent-kaur-16-ene synthase, chloroplastic-like isoform X1: MDVGGVGSIAKVVKLTGSLTVNACCHLGGHRLTSSPFGTMPTQLIRASRPRVDRVAQVQKTLEVGECATKPAKRVSHSSGMQHKKGEETRLIRKQLQGVELPPSYYDTAWVAMVALQGSPHVPRFPQCVEWILQHQEEDGSWGRRDQFDSSVSKDVLSSTLACVLALGRWNVGREHIMRGLHFIGRNLSIVMDDQIVAPIGFNITFPGMLSSAIEMGLEVPILQTDIDRILRLQEMELTRDTGISSYGRKAYLAYVTEGLGNKQDWSEVMKFQRKNGSLFNSPSATAAALLHNHDTKALQYIDFLIDKFGSAVPTAYPKNIHSQLSMVDVLENMGISRHFTGEIKCILDMTYSCWLRRDEEIILDATTCAIAFRILRMNGYNVSSDELSHVAEASGFHNSLEGYLNDTRSLLELHKASKVSISEDEFILDSIGSWSGCLLKEQLRSGALQRTPLFREVEHALNCPFYTTLDRLDHRRNIENFDVTRHQMLKTSYLSCHTNQDILALGVRDFSSSQFTYQQELQHLDSWVKESRLDQLPFARQKLAYFYLSAAGTIFPPELSDARILWAINGVLTTVVDDFFDVGGSKEELENLVTLVEMWDEHHKIEFYSEQVEIVFSAIYTSVNQLGAKASAVQERNITKHLVETWLDLLRSMMTEVEWRVSKYVPTAEEYMKNAFMTFGLGPIVLPALYFVGPKISESVVRDPEYNELFRLMSTCGRLLNDAQTYEREDSEGKVNSVSLLVLHSGGSMSIEEARREMQKSIDTCRRDLLRLVLKEESAVPKPCKELFWKMCKVCHFFYFQSDGFSSSEEKAGEVDAVINEPLQLKGSSAHVSVW, from the exons ATGGACGTTGGCGGCGTGGGGTCGATCGCCAAGGTCGTCAAGCTGACCGGTTCACTCACGGTGAATGCCTGCTGCCACTTGGGCGGCCACCGCCTCACCTCGTCGCCTTTCGGGACGATGCCGACGCAACTGATCAGAGCCTCGCGCCCTAGGGTGGACAGAG TTGCACAAGTTCAGAAGACGTTGGAAGTAGGAGAATGTGCAACCAAGCCTGCAAAGCGTG TTAGCCATAGCAGTGGCATGCAGCATAAGAAGGGAGAAGAGACTAGATTAATAAGGAAGCAGCTCCAGGGCGTCGAATTACCGCCATCTTACTACGACACGGCATGGGTGGCCATGGTGGCCTTACAAGGTTCCCCCCATGTTCCGCGCTTCCCACAATGCGTTGAATGGATACTACAACACCAAGAGGAGGATGGATCCTGGGGACGTCGCGACCAATTCGACTCCTCGGTCAGCAAGGATGTCCTCTCATCCACGTTGGCTTGTGTTCTTGCACTTGGGAGATGGAATGTTGGCAGGGAGCATATCATGAGAG GGCTGCATTTTATTGGAAGGAATTTATCTATTGTTATGGATGATCAGATAGTTGCTCCTATTGGTTTCAACATCACATTTCCCGGTATGCTTAGCTCCGCAATTGAGATGGGTTTGGAAGTTCCAATTCTTCAAACCGACATCGATAGGATCCTTCGCCTCCAGGAAATGGAGTTGACAAG AGACACTGGGATCAGCTCGTATGGAAGAAAAGCATATCTAGCGTATGTCACGGAAGGATTAGGAAATAAGCAGGACTGGAGTGAAGTTATGAAGTTCCAAAGGAAGAACGGATCGCTGTTCAACTCGCCTTCCGCTACTGCTGCTGCACTATTACACAACCATGACACTAAAGCCCTCCAGTACATAGATTTTCTCATAGACAAGTTTGGCAGTGCAG TACCAACGGCATATCCGAAAAATATCCACAGCCAACTTTCCATGGTGGATGTGCTTGAGAATATGGGAATTTCTCGGCATTTCACTGGTGAGATCAAGTGTATCCTGGACATGACGTACAG CTGCTGGTTACGGAGAGATGAGGAAATTATTCTGGATGCGACAACCTGTGCTATAGCATTTCGTATTCTACGGATGAACGGATACAATGTTTCTTCAG ATGAGCTGTCTCATGTTGCTGAAGCTTCTGGTTTCCATAATTCACTTGAAGGATATTTGAATGATACCAGATCCTTATTAGAATTACACAAGGCTTCTAAAGTCAGTATCTCAGAAGACGAGTTTATCCTGGATAGCATAGGCTCCTGGTCAGGTTGCTTACTGAAGGAACAGCTGAGATCTGGTGCACTGCAGAGAACTCCACTCTTTAGAGAG GTGGAACATGCTCTGAACTGTCCCTTCTACACCACATTGGATCGTCTAGACCACAGAAGGAACATCGAAAATTTTGACGTTACAAGGCACCAGATGCTAAAAACATCATACTT GTCTTGTCATACCAACCAAGATATTCTAGCGTTGGGTGTCAGAGATTTCAGTTCCTCTCAGTTTACTTACCAGCAAGAACTTCAGCATCTCGACAG CTGGGTGAAAGAGAGCAGGCTGGACCAGTTACCATTCGCACGGCAGAAGTTGGCATATTTCTACCTTTCTGCTGCTGGCACTATATTCCCTCCGGAACTGTCTGATGCTCGCATTTTATGGGCCATAAATGGTGTGCTCACAACCGTTGTCGATGACTTCTTCGATGTCGGAGGATCAAAGGAAGAACTGGAAAACCTTGTCACATTAGTCGAGAT GTGGGACGAGCATCACAAAATTGAGTTCTACTCTGAACAAGTAGAGATTGTGTTTTCTGCAATTTACACTTCAGTTAACCAACTTGGAGCAAAGGCTTCTGCGGTACAAGAACGCAATATTACCAAACATCTAGTAGAAACA TGGTTGGATTTGCTGAGGTCTATGATGACCGAGGTAGAATGGCGGGTAAGCAAATACGTACCGACAGCAGAGGAATACATGAAAAATGCGTTCATGACATTTGGATTAGGCCCCATTGTTCTCCCAGCGTTGTATTTTGTTGGACCAAAGATCTCGGAGTCTGTTGTTAGAGATCCAGAATACAACGAGTTGTTCAGGCTGATGAGCACATGTGGCCGTCTCCTGAATGATGCTCAAACCTACGAG AGGGAGGACAGCGAGGGCAAGGTGAACAGCGTTTCTCTCCTCGTTCTTCACAGTGGCGGCTCCATGTCCATAGAAGAGGCTAGAAGGGAGATGCAGAAGTCCATCGACACCTGCAGGAGAGACCTGCTAAGATTGGTTCTCAAGGAAGAAAGTGCTGTTCCTAAGCCCTGCAAGGAGCTGTTCTGGAAGATGTGCAAGGTGTGTCACTTCTTCTACTTCCAGAGTGATGGGTTTAGCTCATCGGAGGAGAAGGCCGGAGAAGTAGATGCGGTGATCAATGAGCCGCTACAGCTCAAAGGGAGTAGCGCACATGTTTCTGTTTGGTGA
- the LOC133924952 gene encoding ent-kaur-16-ene synthase, chloroplastic-like isoform X2 has translation MAAASTPRSLGWPSCPVPFHQMLAATRAANTFTSLPCGVMSTQLSRASHLGVTRVAQVQKTLEVGECATKPAKRVSHSSGMQHKKGEETRLIRKQLQGVELPPSYYDTAWVAMVALQGSPHVPRFPQCVEWILQHQEEDGSWGRRDQFDSSVSKDVLSSTLACVLALGRWNVGREHIMRGLHFIGRNLSIVMDDQIVAPIGFNITFPGMLSSAIEMGLEVPILQTDIDRILRLQEMELTRDTGISSYGRKAYLAYVTEGLGNKQDWSEVMKFQRKNGSLFNSPSATAAALLHNHDTKALQYIDFLIDKFGSAVPTAYPKNIHSQLSMVDVLENMGISRHFTGEIKCILDMTYSCWLRRDEEIILDATTCAIAFRILRMNGYNVSSDELSHVAEASGFHNSLEGYLNDTRSLLELHKASKVSISEDEFILDSIGSWSGCLLKEQLRSGALQRTPLFREVEHALNCPFYTTLDRLDHRRNIENFDVTRHQMLKTSYLSCHTNQDILALGVRDFSSSQFTYQQELQHLDSWVKESRLDQLPFARQKLAYFYLSAAGTIFPPELSDARILWAINGVLTTVVDDFFDVGGSKEELENLVTLVEMWDEHHKIEFYSEQVEIVFSAIYTSVNQLGAKASAVQERNITKHLVETWLDLLRSMMTEVEWRVSKYVPTAEEYMKNAFMTFGLGPIVLPALYFVGPKISESVVRDPEYNELFRLMSTCGRLLNDAQTYEREDSEGKVNSVSLLVLHSGGSMSIEEARREMQKSIDTCRRDLLRLVLKEESAVPKPCKELFWKMCKVCHFFYFQSDGFSSSEEKAGEVDAVINEPLQLKGSSAHVSVW, from the exons ATGGCGGCGGCCTCTACTCCCCGCAGCTTGGGATGGCCAAGCTGTCCGGTTCCCTTCCACCAAATGCTTGCTGCTACTCGGGCTGCCAACACTTTCACCTCGTTGCCTTGCGGTGTGATGTCGACGCAGTTGAGCCGAGCCTCGCATCTAGGGGTCACTAGAG TTGCACAAGTTCAGAAGACGTTGGAAGTAGGAGAATGTGCAACCAAGCCTGCAAAGCGTG TTAGCCATAGCAGTGGCATGCAGCATAAGAAGGGAGAAGAGACTAGATTAATAAGGAAGCAGCTCCAGGGCGTCGAATTACCGCCATCTTACTACGACACGGCATGGGTGGCCATGGTGGCCTTACAAGGTTCCCCCCATGTTCCGCGCTTCCCACAATGCGTTGAATGGATACTACAACACCAAGAGGAGGATGGATCCTGGGGACGTCGCGACCAATTCGACTCCTCGGTCAGCAAGGATGTCCTCTCATCCACGTTGGCTTGTGTTCTTGCACTTGGGAGATGGAATGTTGGCAGGGAGCATATCATGAGAG GGCTGCATTTTATTGGAAGGAATTTATCTATTGTTATGGATGATCAGATAGTTGCTCCTATTGGTTTCAACATCACATTTCCCGGTATGCTTAGCTCCGCAATTGAGATGGGTTTGGAAGTTCCAATTCTTCAAACCGACATCGATAGGATCCTTCGCCTCCAGGAAATGGAGTTGACAAG AGACACTGGGATCAGCTCGTATGGAAGAAAAGCATATCTAGCGTATGTCACGGAAGGATTAGGAAATAAGCAGGACTGGAGTGAAGTTATGAAGTTCCAAAGGAAGAACGGATCGCTGTTCAACTCGCCTTCCGCTACTGCTGCTGCACTATTACACAACCATGACACTAAAGCCCTCCAGTACATAGATTTTCTCATAGACAAGTTTGGCAGTGCAG TACCAACGGCATATCCGAAAAATATCCACAGCCAACTTTCCATGGTGGATGTGCTTGAGAATATGGGAATTTCTCGGCATTTCACTGGTGAGATCAAGTGTATCCTGGACATGACGTACAG CTGCTGGTTACGGAGAGATGAGGAAATTATTCTGGATGCGACAACCTGTGCTATAGCATTTCGTATTCTACGGATGAACGGATACAATGTTTCTTCAG ATGAGCTGTCTCATGTTGCTGAAGCTTCTGGTTTCCATAATTCACTTGAAGGATATTTGAATGATACCAGATCCTTATTAGAATTACACAAGGCTTCTAAAGTCAGTATCTCAGAAGACGAGTTTATCCTGGATAGCATAGGCTCCTGGTCAGGTTGCTTACTGAAGGAACAGCTGAGATCTGGTGCACTGCAGAGAACTCCACTCTTTAGAGAG GTGGAACATGCTCTGAACTGTCCCTTCTACACCACATTGGATCGTCTAGACCACAGAAGGAACATCGAAAATTTTGACGTTACAAGGCACCAGATGCTAAAAACATCATACTT GTCTTGTCATACCAACCAAGATATTCTAGCGTTGGGTGTCAGAGATTTCAGTTCCTCTCAGTTTACTTACCAGCAAGAACTTCAGCATCTCGACAG CTGGGTGAAAGAGAGCAGGCTGGACCAGTTACCATTCGCACGGCAGAAGTTGGCATATTTCTACCTTTCTGCTGCTGGCACTATATTCCCTCCGGAACTGTCTGATGCTCGCATTTTATGGGCCATAAATGGTGTGCTCACAACCGTTGTCGATGACTTCTTCGATGTCGGAGGATCAAAGGAAGAACTGGAAAACCTTGTCACATTAGTCGAGAT GTGGGACGAGCATCACAAAATTGAGTTCTACTCTGAACAAGTAGAGATTGTGTTTTCTGCAATTTACACTTCAGTTAACCAACTTGGAGCAAAGGCTTCTGCGGTACAAGAACGCAATATTACCAAACATCTAGTAGAAACA TGGTTGGATTTGCTGAGGTCTATGATGACCGAGGTAGAATGGCGGGTAAGCAAATACGTACCGACAGCAGAGGAATACATGAAAAATGCGTTCATGACATTTGGATTAGGCCCCATTGTTCTCCCAGCGTTGTATTTTGTTGGACCAAAGATCTCGGAGTCTGTTGTTAGAGATCCAGAATACAACGAGTTGTTCAGGCTGATGAGCACATGTGGCCGTCTCCTGAATGATGCTCAAACCTACGAG AGGGAGGACAGCGAGGGCAAGGTGAACAGCGTTTCTCTCCTCGTTCTTCACAGTGGCGGCTCCATGTCCATAGAAGAGGCTAGAAGGGAGATGCAGAAGTCCATCGACACCTGCAGGAGAGACCTGCTAAGATTGGTTCTCAAGGAAGAAAGTGCTGTTCCTAAGCCCTGCAAGGAGCTGTTCTGGAAGATGTGCAAGGTGTGTCACTTCTTCTACTTCCAGAGTGATGGGTTTAGCTCATCGGAGGAGAAGGCCGGAGAAGTAGATGCGGTGATCAATGAGCCGCTACAGCTCAAAGGGAGTAGCGCACATGTTTCTGTTTGGTGA
- the LOC133924952 gene encoding ent-kaur-16-ene synthase, chloroplastic-like isoform X4, producing MDVGGVGSIAKVVKLTGSLTVNACCHLGGHRLTSSPFGTMPTQLIRASRPRVDRVAQVQKTLEVGECATKPAKRVSHSSGMQHKKGEETRLIRKQLQGVELPPSYYDTAWVAMVALQGSPHVPRFPQCVEWILQHQEEDGSWGRRDQFDSSVSKDVLSSTLACVLALGRWNVGREHIMRGLHFIGRNLSIVMDDQIVAPIGFNITFPGMLSSAIEMGLEVPILQTDIDRILRLQEMELTRDTGISSYGRKAYLAYVTEGLGNKQDWSEVMKFQRKNGSLFNSPSATAAALLHNHDTKALQYIDFLIDKFGSAVPTAYPKNIHSQLSMVDVLENMGISRHFTGEIKCILDMTYSCWLRRDEEIILDATTCAIAFRILRMNGYNVSSDELSHVAEASGFHNSLEGYLNDTRSLLELHKASKVSISEDEFILDSIGSWSGCLLKEQLRSGALQRTPLFREVEHALNCPFYTTLDRLDHRRNIENFDVTRHQMLKTSYLSCHTNQDILALGVRDFSSSQFTYQQELQHLDSWVKESRLDQLPFARQKLAYFYLSAAGTIFPPELSDARILWAINGVLTTVVDDFFDVGGSKEELENLVTLVEMWDEHHKIEFYSEQVEIVFSAIYTSVNQLGAKASAVQERNITKHLVETWLDLLRSMMTEVEWRVSKYVPTAEEYMKNAFMTFGLGPIVLPALYFVGPKISESVVRDPEYNELFRLMSTCGRLLNDAQTYEVKRMGFILQMLQLFEQRMVNFICRERERERERERENGK from the exons ATGGACGTTGGCGGCGTGGGGTCGATCGCCAAGGTCGTCAAGCTGACCGGTTCACTCACGGTGAATGCCTGCTGCCACTTGGGCGGCCACCGCCTCACCTCGTCGCCTTTCGGGACGATGCCGACGCAACTGATCAGAGCCTCGCGCCCTAGGGTGGACAGAG TTGCACAAGTTCAGAAGACGTTGGAAGTAGGAGAATGTGCAACCAAGCCTGCAAAGCGTG TTAGCCATAGCAGTGGCATGCAGCATAAGAAGGGAGAAGAGACTAGATTAATAAGGAAGCAGCTCCAGGGCGTCGAATTACCGCCATCTTACTACGACACGGCATGGGTGGCCATGGTGGCCTTACAAGGTTCCCCCCATGTTCCGCGCTTCCCACAATGCGTTGAATGGATACTACAACACCAAGAGGAGGATGGATCCTGGGGACGTCGCGACCAATTCGACTCCTCGGTCAGCAAGGATGTCCTCTCATCCACGTTGGCTTGTGTTCTTGCACTTGGGAGATGGAATGTTGGCAGGGAGCATATCATGAGAG GGCTGCATTTTATTGGAAGGAATTTATCTATTGTTATGGATGATCAGATAGTTGCTCCTATTGGTTTCAACATCACATTTCCCGGTATGCTTAGCTCCGCAATTGAGATGGGTTTGGAAGTTCCAATTCTTCAAACCGACATCGATAGGATCCTTCGCCTCCAGGAAATGGAGTTGACAAG AGACACTGGGATCAGCTCGTATGGAAGAAAAGCATATCTAGCGTATGTCACGGAAGGATTAGGAAATAAGCAGGACTGGAGTGAAGTTATGAAGTTCCAAAGGAAGAACGGATCGCTGTTCAACTCGCCTTCCGCTACTGCTGCTGCACTATTACACAACCATGACACTAAAGCCCTCCAGTACATAGATTTTCTCATAGACAAGTTTGGCAGTGCAG TACCAACGGCATATCCGAAAAATATCCACAGCCAACTTTCCATGGTGGATGTGCTTGAGAATATGGGAATTTCTCGGCATTTCACTGGTGAGATCAAGTGTATCCTGGACATGACGTACAG CTGCTGGTTACGGAGAGATGAGGAAATTATTCTGGATGCGACAACCTGTGCTATAGCATTTCGTATTCTACGGATGAACGGATACAATGTTTCTTCAG ATGAGCTGTCTCATGTTGCTGAAGCTTCTGGTTTCCATAATTCACTTGAAGGATATTTGAATGATACCAGATCCTTATTAGAATTACACAAGGCTTCTAAAGTCAGTATCTCAGAAGACGAGTTTATCCTGGATAGCATAGGCTCCTGGTCAGGTTGCTTACTGAAGGAACAGCTGAGATCTGGTGCACTGCAGAGAACTCCACTCTTTAGAGAG GTGGAACATGCTCTGAACTGTCCCTTCTACACCACATTGGATCGTCTAGACCACAGAAGGAACATCGAAAATTTTGACGTTACAAGGCACCAGATGCTAAAAACATCATACTT GTCTTGTCATACCAACCAAGATATTCTAGCGTTGGGTGTCAGAGATTTCAGTTCCTCTCAGTTTACTTACCAGCAAGAACTTCAGCATCTCGACAG CTGGGTGAAAGAGAGCAGGCTGGACCAGTTACCATTCGCACGGCAGAAGTTGGCATATTTCTACCTTTCTGCTGCTGGCACTATATTCCCTCCGGAACTGTCTGATGCTCGCATTTTATGGGCCATAAATGGTGTGCTCACAACCGTTGTCGATGACTTCTTCGATGTCGGAGGATCAAAGGAAGAACTGGAAAACCTTGTCACATTAGTCGAGAT GTGGGACGAGCATCACAAAATTGAGTTCTACTCTGAACAAGTAGAGATTGTGTTTTCTGCAATTTACACTTCAGTTAACCAACTTGGAGCAAAGGCTTCTGCGGTACAAGAACGCAATATTACCAAACATCTAGTAGAAACA TGGTTGGATTTGCTGAGGTCTATGATGACCGAGGTAGAATGGCGGGTAAGCAAATACGTACCGACAGCAGAGGAATACATGAAAAATGCGTTCATGACATTTGGATTAGGCCCCATTGTTCTCCCAGCGTTGTATTTTGTTGGACCAAAGATCTCGGAGTCTGTTGTTAGAGATCCAGAATACAACGAGTTGTTCAGGCTGATGAGCACATGTGGCCGTCTCCTGAATGATGCTCAAACCTACGAG GTGAAAAGAATGGGTTTCATTCTCCAAATGTTGCAGTTATTTGAACAGAGAATGGTAAATTTCAtttgcagagagagagagagagagagagagagagagagagagaatggtaAATAG
- the LOC133924952 gene encoding ent-kaur-16-ene synthase, chloroplastic-like isoform X3, translating into MDVGGVGSIAKVVKLTGSLTVNACCHLGGHRLTSSPFGTMPTQLIRASRPRVDRVAQVQKTLEVGECATKPAKRVSHSSGMQHKKGEETRLIRKQLQGVELPPSYYDTAWVAMVALQGSPHVPRFPQCVEWILQHQEEDGSWGRRDQFDSSVSKDVLSSTLACVLALGRWNVGREHIMRGLHFIGRNLSIVMDDQIVAPIGFNITFPGMLSSAIEMGLEVPILQTDIDRILRLQEMELTRDTGISSYGRKAYLAYVTEGLGNKQDWSEVMKFQRKNGSLFNSPSATAAALLHNHDTKALQYIDFLIDKFGSAVPTAYPKNIHSQLSMVDVLENMGISRHFTGEIKCILDMTYSCWLRRDEEIILDATTCAIAFRILRMNGYNVSSDELSHVAEASGFHNSLEGYLNDTRSLLELHKASKVSISEDEFILDSIGSWSGCLLKEQLRSGALQRTPLFREVEHALNCPFYTTLDRLDHRRNIENFDVTRHQMLKTSYLSCHTNQDILALGVRDFSSSQFTYQQELQHLDSWVKESRLDQLPFARQKLAYFYLSAAGTIFPPELSDARILWAINGVLTTVVDDFFDVGGSKEELENLVTLVEMWDEHHKIEFYSEQVEIVFSAIYTSVNQLGAKASAVQERNITKHLVETWLDLLRSMMTEVEWRVSKYVPTAEEYMKNAFMTFGLGPIVLPALYFVGPKISESVVRDPEYNELFRLMSTCGRLLNDAQTYECSFCGAASFIPLSPERRGNKKYTTELKIIRHCFMPEMRFASCLGKEKEASRRASRTLPASGSGGSTANGRGGSSGAVVPRCDK; encoded by the exons ATGGACGTTGGCGGCGTGGGGTCGATCGCCAAGGTCGTCAAGCTGACCGGTTCACTCACGGTGAATGCCTGCTGCCACTTGGGCGGCCACCGCCTCACCTCGTCGCCTTTCGGGACGATGCCGACGCAACTGATCAGAGCCTCGCGCCCTAGGGTGGACAGAG TTGCACAAGTTCAGAAGACGTTGGAAGTAGGAGAATGTGCAACCAAGCCTGCAAAGCGTG TTAGCCATAGCAGTGGCATGCAGCATAAGAAGGGAGAAGAGACTAGATTAATAAGGAAGCAGCTCCAGGGCGTCGAATTACCGCCATCTTACTACGACACGGCATGGGTGGCCATGGTGGCCTTACAAGGTTCCCCCCATGTTCCGCGCTTCCCACAATGCGTTGAATGGATACTACAACACCAAGAGGAGGATGGATCCTGGGGACGTCGCGACCAATTCGACTCCTCGGTCAGCAAGGATGTCCTCTCATCCACGTTGGCTTGTGTTCTTGCACTTGGGAGATGGAATGTTGGCAGGGAGCATATCATGAGAG GGCTGCATTTTATTGGAAGGAATTTATCTATTGTTATGGATGATCAGATAGTTGCTCCTATTGGTTTCAACATCACATTTCCCGGTATGCTTAGCTCCGCAATTGAGATGGGTTTGGAAGTTCCAATTCTTCAAACCGACATCGATAGGATCCTTCGCCTCCAGGAAATGGAGTTGACAAG AGACACTGGGATCAGCTCGTATGGAAGAAAAGCATATCTAGCGTATGTCACGGAAGGATTAGGAAATAAGCAGGACTGGAGTGAAGTTATGAAGTTCCAAAGGAAGAACGGATCGCTGTTCAACTCGCCTTCCGCTACTGCTGCTGCACTATTACACAACCATGACACTAAAGCCCTCCAGTACATAGATTTTCTCATAGACAAGTTTGGCAGTGCAG TACCAACGGCATATCCGAAAAATATCCACAGCCAACTTTCCATGGTGGATGTGCTTGAGAATATGGGAATTTCTCGGCATTTCACTGGTGAGATCAAGTGTATCCTGGACATGACGTACAG CTGCTGGTTACGGAGAGATGAGGAAATTATTCTGGATGCGACAACCTGTGCTATAGCATTTCGTATTCTACGGATGAACGGATACAATGTTTCTTCAG ATGAGCTGTCTCATGTTGCTGAAGCTTCTGGTTTCCATAATTCACTTGAAGGATATTTGAATGATACCAGATCCTTATTAGAATTACACAAGGCTTCTAAAGTCAGTATCTCAGAAGACGAGTTTATCCTGGATAGCATAGGCTCCTGGTCAGGTTGCTTACTGAAGGAACAGCTGAGATCTGGTGCACTGCAGAGAACTCCACTCTTTAGAGAG GTGGAACATGCTCTGAACTGTCCCTTCTACACCACATTGGATCGTCTAGACCACAGAAGGAACATCGAAAATTTTGACGTTACAAGGCACCAGATGCTAAAAACATCATACTT GTCTTGTCATACCAACCAAGATATTCTAGCGTTGGGTGTCAGAGATTTCAGTTCCTCTCAGTTTACTTACCAGCAAGAACTTCAGCATCTCGACAG CTGGGTGAAAGAGAGCAGGCTGGACCAGTTACCATTCGCACGGCAGAAGTTGGCATATTTCTACCTTTCTGCTGCTGGCACTATATTCCCTCCGGAACTGTCTGATGCTCGCATTTTATGGGCCATAAATGGTGTGCTCACAACCGTTGTCGATGACTTCTTCGATGTCGGAGGATCAAAGGAAGAACTGGAAAACCTTGTCACATTAGTCGAGAT GTGGGACGAGCATCACAAAATTGAGTTCTACTCTGAACAAGTAGAGATTGTGTTTTCTGCAATTTACACTTCAGTTAACCAACTTGGAGCAAAGGCTTCTGCGGTACAAGAACGCAATATTACCAAACATCTAGTAGAAACA TGGTTGGATTTGCTGAGGTCTATGATGACCGAGGTAGAATGGCGGGTAAGCAAATACGTACCGACAGCAGAGGAATACATGAAAAATGCGTTCATGACATTTGGATTAGGCCCCATTGTTCTCCCAGCGTTGTATTTTGTTGGACCAAAGATCTCGGAGTCTGTTGTTAGAGATCCAGAATACAACGAGTTGTTCAGGCTGATGAGCACATGTGGCCGTCTCCTGAATGATGCTCAAACCTACGAG TGTTCATTCTGTGGTGCTGCAAGCTTCATTCCTCTGTCGCCGGAACGAAGAGGAAACAAGAAATACACAACGGAACTGAAGATAATCAGGCACTGCTTCATGCCCGAAATGAG GTTCGCGAGCTGCCTTGGGAAAGAGAAGGAGGCTAGCCGCAGAGCATCCAGGACGCTGCCCGCAAGTGGGAGTGGTGGATCTACGGCCAACGGCCGCGGCGGCAGTAGTGGAGCCGTCGTGCCACGCTGCGACAAATAG